A DNA window from Coffea arabica cultivar ET-39 chromosome 6c, Coffea Arabica ET-39 HiFi, whole genome shotgun sequence contains the following coding sequences:
- the LOC113692035 gene encoding cytochrome P450 94C1-like has product MESAQFSCFIVPKFQAFCFLVFSLAMAFVFLILKYFVMRPRVWCKCVICQAYVSSSWSVKFKNLCDWYTYLLQDSPSQTIHVHVLGNIITANPENVEYILKTRFENYPKGKPFSTILGDFLGRGIFNVDGDLWKFQRKMASLELCRISMRSYAFDVVQHEIENRLIPLLSSFAAGKEDRVLDFQDVFRRFSFDCICRVSFGLDPRCLEISLPLSEFAVCFDLASRLSAERAMTAAPVTWKVKRMLNIGSEKELRKAIQMINLLAKEVIRQRRKLGFSEHKDLLSRFMGSVTDETYLRDIIISFLLAGRDTVASTLTSFFWLVANHPEVEAAIQREADRVVGPKEKLTSLEQLRELQYLHAAIFESMRLYPPVQFDSKFCLEDDIFPDGTAVKKGTRVTYHPYAMGRMENIWGSDCLEFKPERWLRDGVFFQENPFKYPVFQAGQRVCLGKDMALVELKSVAISLLRDFHIVLAEAHQSPRFSPGLTATFHGGLPVLVRGKKSSASTESTVAQ; this is encoded by the coding sequence ATGGAGTCTGCCCAATTTTCATGCTTTATCGTGCCTAAGTTTCAAGCTTTCTGTTTCCTTGTCTTCTCTTTGGCGATggcttttgtatttcttatcCTGAAGTATTTTGTTATGAGGCCAAGAGTTTGGTGCAAGTGTGTGATTTGCCAAGCTTATGTTAGCTCCAGTTGGTCAGTCAAATTCAAAAACTTGTGCGATTGGTACACTTATCTCCTCCAGGATTCGCCTTCTCAAACTATTCACGTGCACGTACTCGGCAACATAATCACTGCTAATCCCGAAAATGTTGAGTACATACTCAAAACCAGGTTTGAGAATTATCCCAAAGGCAAACCTTTTTCGACCATCCTAGGGGACTTTCTCGGCCGGGGCATATTTAACGTTGATGGTGACTTATGGAAATTCCAGAGGAAAATGGCCAGTCTTGAGCTGTGTCGAATCTCCATGAGATCTTACGCCTTCGATGTTGTCCAACACGAGATCGAAAATCGCCTTATTCCTCTTTTATCCTCCTTCGCAGCGGGTAAAGAAGATCGCGTTCTTGATTTTCAAGACGTTTTCCGCAGATTTTCATTCGATTGTATTTGCAGAGTATCGTTTGGGTTGGACCCCAGGTGTCTAGAAATATCCCTGCCTCTTTCAGAGTTTGCTGTCTGTTTTGACCTAGCATCCAGATTGTCGGCGGAAAGGGCCATGACCGCTGCACCAGTTACTTGGAAGGTCAAAAGGATGCTGAATATAGGCAGCGAGAAGGAACTCCGGAAAGCCATCCAGATGATCAACCTACTAGCTAAAGAAGTCATAAGGCAACGCCGAAAATTAGGTTTTTCCGAACACAAAGATCTTCTCTCTCGATTTATGGGCAGCGTCACTGATGAAACCTACTTAAGAGATATTATAATAAGCTTCCTCCTAGCAGGTCGCGACACAGTTGCCTCGACTTTGACAAGCTTCTTCTGGCTTGTGGCTAACCACCCGGAAGTCGAGGCTGCTATTCAACGGGAGGCTGATCGAGTCGTGGGGCCTAAAGAAAAGCTCACCAGCTTGGAACAACTAAGAGAGCTTCAGTATTTGCATGCTGCAATCTTTGAGAGTATGAGACTGTACCCACCCGTACAATTCGATTCAAAATTTTGCCTGGAGGATGACATCTTCCCTGATGGAACCGCTGTTAAGAAGGGAACACGAGTTACTTATCATCCTTACGCGATGGGGCGGATGGAAAATATCTGGGGTTCCGATTGCTTAGAATTCAAGCCCGAGAGGTGGTTGAGAGATGGCGTCTTCTTCCAAGAAAACCCTTTCAAGTATCCTGTGTTTCAAGCTGGACAAAGGGTCTGTCTGGGGAAAGATATGGCACTTGTGGAGCTCAAGAGTGTAGCAATTTCATTGCTGCGAGACTTTCACATCGTTTTAGCTGAAGCCCATCAAAGCCCGCGCTTCTCTCCTGGACTTACGGCCACTTTCCACGGTGGTTTGCCGGTATTGGTCCGAGGAAAGAAAAGCTCCGCCAGCACCGAGTCAACAGTAGCTCAATAA